ttttattataacatttaacaATCACAGAACAGTATAACACAATTTTATTAACATAGAAGCATTCTTTTATTTGGAAGACaagatattacaaaaataaaatatacaaaacagTGAATGACTTTGTTCTTAACACTCGTACAATTTGCCCTGTGTGCTATGTACAATATTTCatagcatttaaaaaataacgtaaataattattttttttcatttaaataggATGATGTGACCATTGGAGAAGCAATGATGCCGTACTCTACTTGCAGTGATATAGAAACTCCAAATACaacttttatgtattttacaAGGTGTGCAATCtttatgggggggggggggaggaagGTGGGTGGTTGGTGGTGGTGTCAAAATAATTCTACCCTACGGTACATGGTTGTCTAGTAAACCAGGGATTGTGGGTAACATGCACACTGACTGAGGTGAGACATTTCAAATATAACCActgtaatcattttttttaaaatttgtatgtactgtatttgtatgtactgtatttgtatgtcgacctttaaaatgcaattacagcactttatactgtataatttatattttactttaatattGGTATTTCTCAGCAAcaatataaatcttatattatactatatgaaaatgacatttccactgattatattaaattatataataatttgagaaagataaatatttattcaatgaATGCATTTACAATACATATCCTGAACAAGGTATATAAGTTTACGAGGCAGTCATgaataccttttttttttataaataataattaatatgatttgaATATGCTAATGAGCTTTGCAATGACATAGGCCTTGCCCGTCTGTTACCACCAAAAGTACCgcaaatcttctaattgtaacccagggttattattctttgattgttttttaggatGGGTTACTACTAGAagaggggttactattagagtagtgggttactattactaatcctgaaaatagtaacccacccccaaCTTTTCTGGTCAGCAACTcctagcaaaataataaaacagtacgaataaacaaatttggttgaactctaactatattttataaactcaaaaacaatCAATCCTCCTccactcccgagatcaacatgcattatctccttatcaaaaatgttgattttagtgtcaatagtttttgtgactAACAGTAAcccccatgggttactattagagtagtgagTTATTATtgtagattgacttataaggtgggttactattagaaggcgggttactattagaagactTACGGTATGTCAAGGAATAGAGTATGGATGCAACTTATGCGCATTATTAATTAACATGACTTAAACTTTTTCCTAATTCAAAAGCATCCCTACTACCAACAAAATGCCACATCCATAACAGTGTGCAAACTCCCCCCTACGTCAAAGAGATTCGTTGAGATTAGAATGAGTACGGTATTTTGACTGCTAAAGAAAGAtgaatttcaaaatttaataaCCAAACTTGTGCAAATACTCATGCACATCTCCAAACAATATATACACTATTacttataatttaattattaaagaattaattgttttatataaaaaggCTTTTGATtgtcaatatttcattttttcatgcTACATCTAATTTGTATTGCATAGTAATTTAATTGTAAAGGCACTTCTGGTAATTTCATCGTATCATATTATGAATAATTGAATATTAACTGGTGAACATAACCTGTAAAATGTTTATAGCGCTTATAACTGTTTTGGTTTATTGCTtgcattaaatatttttctattctACTTTAAATGATCATACTCTTATCGTCCCCACTTTCCTCAAATGATATATCATCGTCATCTTGCGGGATATCTTCAATCATCATCTCACCTATTGATCCGCCATCCTCTGGGATCTCTTCCGTCATCTCACCTATTGATCCATCATCCTGCGGGATCTCTTCCATGTGCGTTGACCTCTCACTTATACTTGATCTATCATTATCTACTAATGTTTCTTCGAAAAGTAATCTTGATTCTCCGTGATTCAAGGTGATAAAATCATCTGGGTTAAGCTCCTTATTTGCCATCTCCTCTTTAACGAGTTTTGGCGGCTCTAGGTAGAACTgggaagaaaaataataaataataaaaagataatCACTTGTTTGTGTATCAGAAAagtaaaaatgttaattcaaTGAAGATTCAGTATCAATGTATAGTTAGTTTTACTTCAGCATTTCAGTGGTTTTGCCAGTGGCATAATGCAGAGataaggcccctggtttagcactcctaaggggccctccaacgctggacaTTTGGTTGCTTAAGCTCTGGGGcctctgggtttagccagtgagcgttCATAGCCAGTGAGCGTTCATAGCCAGTGAGCGTTCATAGCCAGTGAGCGTTCATAGCCAGTGAGCGTTCATAGCCAGTGAGCGTTCATAGCCAGTGAGCGTTCATAGCCAGTGAGCGTTCATAGCCAGTGAGCGTTCATAGCCAGTGAGCGTTCATAGCCAGTGAGCGTTCATAGCCAGTGAGCGTTCATAGCCATTATACCTTAGAATTGTTTTTCTGTGTATGTCTATAATGATTTTTGAACTCGAGTATGGCGGGTGGAGCCAAGCAGTCTGTATTTTTAACGGactataatattactgtatatgttaGAGATAGCCCGTTAGAGTTTCCGATTTGgtcatacagtactgtagtatgtACAATAGTAATTGTTTATTGATGAGGAAACAAATTATGCAAATATTGTGCCTGTTAATTAACATACCTCGTTACCAAATGGGAAGGTTCCCCAGTGGATACCAATTGACACAGTGCTTTGCAGGTCAACATGGACTTGTACTGCTTCTTGTGGGTTGATGTGCTGGGGCTTCTTAAACCATCTATAAGAGAAGATAAATAGTAGTAACGCTATTATTGTAAATGTCAACTTAGACAGCATCGAGGCCCAACAAatcagtattatttttattaagttTCATTCAGTTCTAATAAATGACAGTGACCACAAGAAATGAAGTTGTGCGGTTGTCAAAGGCCTGTGAAAAAGTTGAGTTGAGTTGAGGGTGAAACCTCAACAACCGCACTGGTGGCTACAGCCCATTGTAtgattttccattatttaaacaaatgtttGTCAAACTGCATGGACGTACCTTGGTTCGTAGGCACCAATAGGAATAGCTGCTAGATCAAACGGTCCGTATCGCCGACCAATCTGAGTGAATGCATCACAATAACCGGTATCGCCAGCAAAAAAGAAACTATGATTTGGTCCAAATACGCACCAACTACCCCATAAATACCAGCCGTTATCATGCAAAGCACGGTTACTCCAGTGTTGTCCTGGTGTGAACGCAATCGTTATTTTTGTATGATCAGGATGTCCATTCTCTTGCCACCAATCCATCTCGATGACATTTTCGCATCCCGCCCTCATCATCCAATTCATAAGTCCGAGCGGTACAAACCATCGCAATTTTGACCCAAAACGggcatttaaacattttacagtcGGTAAATCAAGATGATCATAATGTGCATGACTGATTAGGACGGCGTCAATGTTCGGAAGGTCGTGAATGTCGCACGGGGGTTTACGATATCGTTTTGGACCTATGTGCGCTGAGGGGCTACATCGCATACTAAAGATAGGGTCTGTTAAAATTGTTATACCATCAAATTGTACAAGAACACAAGCGTGGCCAAGCCACGAAACACGGATTCCGCTATGCGGCGGTAACTTCCATTCTTCCAAATTTGGAGATATGATGGGTAAAGTTTTGTCCAATACCTGCAAttcaaatataacaaaataatcatatattataatataattatactataaAGCACTTCCTATTTGTTTAATACCAAAAGGCTTTGGAACTTTTTTAtggatttaaattttttttataaagcatGCAGCTTTGATGTACCGTAATGCCTTATCACCAGATACACAATCGTATTACTGTATGTCTAGCGACTATACACATTACACATATTGTAACTTCTGACCACAACCTTACTCCCATGTGAAACTGTCACTATACAGTAGCATTTACTCTTCAAAATACCAACTACCAACTAGCTGATCGGTTGATTTCGCTTTCTAATCGGTAGACCTTTGTTCGAACCATAGTGTggtcatttttttgttcatataGTAGTAGTGAGAGATTATTTAAAGGGTTAGGTCAAGTTTATTgtctggggggggggggggacatTATACTGAGAAGGCTGTTATACTATCTTATTGACATTCAGAAAGATAACAGCCAAATGTATACATTAGATAAAAGAACAGGATTTAACTATActacaatcaatattattatataaagaaTGTTGAGGTAGTTTTGTACACAGTAGACCACTGTTTTCAAAGTCAATGTTCAATGCTACTTTAAAGGTGGGcaataccatggaggtatattttatacaatactATGTCCATAGAATTCATATTTACTCTTTACAGTTTTGTGATCAATTGAAGAAGTTCCAAAAAGTTGATCAACTTATTATTGTGTTCCAGTCTGTTTGCcatgtactgtaggcctttAATTCCTATCATGTGACCAACAACATCATGTGACcaacatacaaacaaaaatctcagaaatcaaagttataaTACTTACATTTTTATTAGGAATTGCAcgattattttttgaaaataatttccattttaaaactCCACTTAAACTTGGCATTGTCCATGAATTCCAGGGATTTATAAAGTTACCCCATTTAGTTCGCAACGATGTAGTGACGGGTTCAAGTTTCCGAAAATCTAACGGTCCTAGTTTAATACCTGATTCGCCCATAACTCTCCTCCGACCTGTTAAAACTGTTCTCAACTTAGGTCTGTGTTCTACAACGTTATTGTTGAGTAAAGGCTCATCTGGCAGACTAGGTTTAATAAACATGTAAGGATCCTCTTTCTCTAATTCCTGTTCATCGGCTTCTGTGATTGGTTGAATCTCAGACAGCAGTGAACATCCTGGTAATATCTCATAGCCTGGGTCAACGTCCTCACTCCATGCGGATTCATCCTGGTGGGATTTTACCTCAGGAGGCTGTTCGTCTTCGTCAGCAGGAATTTTCTCGTAGATACGTGACATCACTGTCTTAATTAATTCAACTTTGATCCCAAGATGGTCTGAGGCCTTCAGGCTATGTGATTGACAACCTAATAGGGagaaatagtttttaatttttaattgcaACAGGTGAATGATTGTTGTTACAGTGACAGTTAATATCCAATCCCTGTCTACCTGTCGATGTTGTTAAAAACTCCCTTCAGGGGCAGATCCAAGGAAGCGCTAAGGCCACACCCCTTTAAACAGATAAAactaactctttttttttcagaatattaatattactgtatgttaGCACTCAACTGGATCCtaaaataaactaatttttacaaaatatttttgacagaatattaatattactgtatgttgttGGCACTCCACTGGATCCACTACACCTGACCTTCAACAACACTTGAGTAGgcttatt
This DNA window, taken from Antedon mediterranea chromosome 9, ecAntMedi1.1, whole genome shotgun sequence, encodes the following:
- the LOC140058643 gene encoding N-acyl-phosphatidylethanolamine-hydrolyzing phospholipase D-like, encoding MSRIYEKIPADEDEQPPEVKSHQDESAWSEDVDPGYEILPGCSLLSEIQPITEADEQELEKEDPYMFIKPSLPDEPLLNNNVVEHRPKLRTVLTGRRRVMGESGIKLGPLDFRKLEPVTTSLRTKWGNFINPWNSWTMPSLSGVLKWKLFSKNNRAIPNKNVLDKTLPIISPNLEEWKLPPHSGIRVSWLGHACVLVQFDGITILTDPIFSMRCSPSAHIGPKRYRKPPCDIHDLPNIDAVLISHAHYDHLDLPTVKCLNARFGSKLRWFVPLGLMNWMMRAGCENVIEMDWWQENGHPDHTKITIAFTPGQHWSNRALHDNGWYLWGSWCVFGPNHSFFFAGDTGYCDAFTQIGRRYGPFDLAAIPIGAYEPRWFKKPQHINPQEAVQVHVDLQSTVSIGIHWGTFPFGNEFYLEPPKLVKEEMANKELNPDDFITLNHGESRLLFEETLVDNDRSSISERSTHMEEIPQDDGSIGEMTEEIPEDGGSIGEMMIEDIPQDDDDISFEESGDDKSMII